A genomic window from Thiomonas arsenitoxydans includes:
- the murA gene encoding UDP-N-acetylglucosamine 1-carboxyvinyltransferase, giving the protein MDKLRITGQRTLQGVVQASGAKNAALPLIAAALLTAETVQLNNAPQLMDVRTLAKLLRSLGAQVEQDGGQIRLSAAAVNHYEASYELVKTMRASVLVLGPLLARFGQARVSLPGGCAIGARPVDQHIKGLQALGADIAVEHGYIVARVATPSGRLRGARITTDMVTVTGTENLMMAATLAEGETLIDNAAREPEIVDLANLLRAMGAQIRGDGTSQIRIQGVDALHGASHRIIPDRIEVGTFLCAALAARGDVTVQGAEPAHQDALLDKLREAGAQIDTGADWVRLRADALPGGRPRAVSVRTTEYPGFATDMQAQFMAVNCLADGAARMTETIFENRFMHVQELMRLGAQIDIDGHTCVVHGVPQLSGATVMATDLRASAGLVVAALAAEGETVIDRIYHLDRGYDAMEVKLRGLGAQIERISDRISGK; this is encoded by the coding sequence ATGGACAAACTCAGAATCACCGGGCAGCGCACGCTGCAAGGCGTGGTGCAGGCCAGCGGGGCGAAGAACGCCGCGCTGCCGCTGATTGCCGCCGCGCTGCTCACCGCCGAGACGGTGCAGTTGAACAACGCACCGCAGCTCATGGATGTGCGTACCCTGGCCAAGCTGCTGCGCAGCCTGGGCGCTCAGGTCGAACAGGACGGCGGGCAGATCCGCCTCAGTGCCGCAGCGGTGAATCACTACGAGGCGTCGTATGAGCTGGTCAAGACCATGCGCGCCTCGGTGCTGGTGCTCGGGCCCTTGCTGGCGCGATTCGGGCAGGCGCGGGTGAGCCTGCCCGGAGGTTGCGCCATCGGCGCACGCCCGGTTGATCAGCACATCAAGGGCTTGCAGGCGCTGGGGGCGGACATCGCGGTGGAACATGGCTATATCGTGGCCCGCGTGGCGACGCCTTCCGGCCGGTTGCGCGGCGCGCGCATCACCACCGACATGGTCACCGTGACGGGCACCGAAAACCTGATGATGGCCGCCACGCTGGCCGAGGGCGAAACCCTGATCGACAACGCGGCGCGCGAGCCCGAGATTGTCGATCTCGCCAATTTGCTGCGTGCCATGGGCGCGCAAATCCGCGGCGACGGCACCTCGCAGATTCGCATTCAGGGCGTGGACGCCTTGCACGGCGCGTCGCACCGCATCATTCCCGACCGCATCGAAGTCGGCACTTTTCTGTGCGCCGCCTTGGCCGCGCGCGGCGATGTGACGGTGCAGGGGGCCGAGCCTGCACACCAGGACGCCTTGCTCGACAAGCTTCGCGAAGCCGGAGCCCAGATCGACACCGGCGCCGACTGGGTTCGCCTGCGGGCCGATGCGCTGCCCGGCGGTCGTCCGCGCGCCGTCTCGGTGCGCACGACCGAATACCCCGGCTTTGCCACCGATATGCAGGCGCAGTTCATGGCGGTCAACTGCCTGGCAGACGGCGCTGCGCGCATGACAGAAACCATTTTCGAGAATCGCTTTATGCATGTGCAGGAGCTCATGCGGCTGGGTGCGCAGATCGATATCGACGGTCACACCTGCGTGGTGCATGGCGTGCCGCAGCTCTCTGGTGCCACCGTCATGGCGACCGACCTTCGCGCCTCGGCCGGCCTGGTGGTGGCGGCGCTGGCGGCTGAAGGCGAAACCGTGATCGACCGCATCTATCACCTCGACCGCGGCTATGACGCCATGGAGGTCAAGCTGCGCGGCCTGGGCGCGCAGATCGAACGTATCAGCGACCGCATCAGCGGCAAGTAA
- a CDS encoding ABC transporter permease — protein MTGLYTLLQKELQRFIKVGFQTVAAPVVTALLYLLIFSHAFTAHLQVFGHVPYTAFLIPGLMMMSVLQNAFANTSSSLIQSKITGNLVFVLLSPLKPWELFVAYVGASVLRGLMVGAGVLLVTMWFVPLTFVYPLWILIFAILGASMLGALGLIAGIWAEKFDQMAAFQNFIITPATFLSGVFYSVHSLPGFWKLASHLNPFFYLIDGFRYGFFGSGDVSPWVSLLAALLGNLLCGGIALVMLMRGTKLRN, from the coding sequence ATGACCGGGCTGTACACCCTGCTGCAGAAGGAACTGCAGCGCTTTATCAAAGTGGGCTTCCAGACTGTGGCGGCCCCCGTGGTCACGGCGCTGCTCTATCTGTTGATTTTCTCCCACGCCTTCACGGCGCACCTGCAGGTGTTTGGGCATGTGCCGTACACCGCCTTCCTCATCCCTGGTCTGATGATGATGAGCGTGTTGCAGAACGCGTTCGCCAACACCTCGTCTTCGCTCATCCAGTCCAAGATCACCGGCAATCTGGTGTTCGTGCTGCTGTCGCCGCTCAAACCCTGGGAACTGTTCGTGGCCTACGTGGGCGCTTCGGTGCTGCGGGGGCTGATGGTCGGCGCCGGGGTGCTGCTGGTGACGATGTGGTTCGTGCCGCTGACCTTTGTGTATCCGCTGTGGATTCTGATTTTTGCCATTCTGGGGGCGAGCATGCTGGGTGCGCTCGGCCTGATTGCCGGTATCTGGGCGGAGAAGTTCGATCAGATGGCCGCCTTCCAGAACTTCATCATCACCCCCGCGACGTTTCTGTCGGGCGTGTTCTACTCGGTTCACAGCCTGCCGGGTTTCTGGAAACTGGCCTCGCACCTCAACCCGTTTTTCTATCTGATCGACGGCTTCCGCTATGGTTTTTTCGGCTCGGGCGATGTTTCGCCCTGGGTCAGTCTGCTGGCGGCGCTGCTGGGTAACCTGCTTTGCGGCGGCATCGCCCTAGTCATGCTGATGCGCGGCACCAAACTACGGAACTGA
- a CDS encoding ABC transporter ATP-binding protein — protein sequence MSSNPPAVSFDRVVKQYGQNLAVDGVALDIADGEFFGLLGPNGAGKTTLISMLAGLTRPTSGHVRVAGFDVQRDAAAARRLLGVVPQELVFDPFFTVRQVLRIQSGYFGFRQNDPWIDELLHNLGLTAQADKNMRALSGGMKRRVMVAQALVHRPQVIVLDEPTAGVDVELRQSLWEFIARLNAEGHTVLLTTHYLEEAEALCKRIAVIKGGKVVALDRTEALLQRFASSVLYFRLLQGRLPEGLGAEQGGRVALAVRGAQDVEHKLAALRQAGCEIDELELRRADLEDVFLELIGAAR from the coding sequence ATGTCATCAAATCCTCCTGCTGTTTCCTTTGATCGCGTCGTCAAGCAGTACGGCCAGAACCTGGCCGTCGATGGCGTCGCGCTCGACATCGCCGACGGCGAGTTCTTCGGTCTGCTCGGCCCCAACGGCGCGGGCAAAACCACGCTCATCAGCATGCTGGCCGGCCTCACGCGCCCGACTTCGGGTCATGTGCGAGTGGCCGGCTTTGATGTGCAGCGCGACGCCGCTGCGGCCCGCCGTCTGCTGGGCGTCGTGCCGCAGGAACTGGTGTTCGACCCGTTTTTCACCGTGCGCCAAGTGCTGCGCATTCAATCGGGCTATTTCGGCTTCAGGCAGAACGATCCGTGGATCGACGAATTGCTGCACAACCTCGGGCTCACCGCGCAGGCCGACAAGAACATGAGGGCTTTGTCCGGCGGCATGAAACGCCGGGTGATGGTGGCGCAGGCGCTGGTGCACCGGCCGCAGGTCATCGTGCTCGACGAGCCCACTGCGGGAGTCGATGTCGAACTGAGGCAATCACTGTGGGAGTTCATCGCCCGGCTCAACGCCGAAGGCCATACCGTGCTGCTCACCACGCACTATCTCGAAGAAGCCGAGGCGCTGTGCAAACGCATCGCGGTGATCAAGGGCGGCAAGGTGGTCGCGCTCGATCGCACCGAGGCGCTGCTGCAGCGGTTTGCGTCGTCGGTGCTGTACTTCCGCCTGCTTCAGGGGCGCTTGCCCGAGGGTCTGGGCGCCGAGCAGGGCGGGCGGGTGGCGCTAGCCGTGCGGGGCGCGCAGGATGTGGAGCACAAGCTCGCCGCGCTGCGCCAGGCGGGCTGTGAGATCGATGAACTGGAACTGCGCCGCGCCGACCTCGAAGACGTGTTTCTCGAATTGATCGGAGCCGCGCGATGA
- a CDS encoding BolA family protein, translating to MSLPTPQDLHRYIAAGLECSHLHVEGDGQHFYATIVSAAFEGRNRVQRHQLVYGALGERMRAEIHALSMKTLTPQEFAAMPNA from the coding sequence ATGTCTTTGCCCACCCCCCAAGACCTCCACCGCTACATCGCCGCCGGGCTGGAATGCAGCCATCTGCACGTCGAAGGCGACGGCCAGCATTTTTACGCCACCATCGTCAGCGCGGCTTTCGAGGGGCGCAACCGGGTGCAGCGGCATCAACTGGTCTACGGGGCACTCGGCGAGCGCATGCGCGCGGAAATTCACGCGCTGTCCATGAAAACGCTCACCCCGCAGGAATTCGCGGCAATGCCGAACGCCTAA
- the hisG gene encoding ATP phosphoribosyltransferase — translation MLTLALSKGRIFEDTLPMLARAGITVSGDPESTRKLILPTNRPDVRVVLVRASDVPTYVRYGGADIGVAGLDVLREYFAGSGADGLYLPVDLGIARCRLSVAVRHDFDYAGQVKQGARLRVATKYLHMAREHFATKGVHVDLVKLYGSMELAPLTGLADAIVDLVSTGGTLKANGLIEVEHIMDISARLIVNQAALKTRTALLKPLIDQLRQAAQATEEAAA, via the coding sequence ATGCTGACCCTCGCACTGTCCAAGGGACGAATTTTCGAAGACACCCTGCCCATGCTGGCGCGGGCGGGCATCACGGTGTCGGGCGATCCCGAGTCCACGCGCAAACTCATCCTGCCGACCAATCGGCCCGATGTGCGCGTGGTGCTGGTGCGCGCCAGCGATGTGCCCACCTATGTGCGCTATGGCGGTGCCGACATCGGCGTGGCCGGGCTGGACGTGCTGCGCGAATACTTCGCCGGCAGCGGGGCGGACGGCTTGTATCTGCCGGTCGATCTGGGCATTGCCCGTTGCCGCCTGAGCGTGGCGGTGCGGCATGATTTCGACTACGCAGGCCAGGTCAAACAGGGCGCGCGTCTGCGGGTGGCCACCAAATACCTGCACATGGCGCGCGAGCACTTCGCCACCAAGGGCGTGCACGTCGATCTGGTCAAGCTCTACGGTTCGATGGAACTGGCGCCGCTCACCGGGCTGGCCGACGCCATCGTCGATCTGGTTTCTACCGGGGGCACGCTCAAGGCCAATGGCCTGATCGAGGTGGAACACATCATGGACATTTCCGCGCGTCTCATCGTCAACCAGGCCGCGCTCAAAACCCGCACGGCTTTGCTCAAACCCCTGATCGACCAACTGCGCCAAGCCGCGCAAGCCACCGAGGAGGCCGCTGCATGA